Proteins from a genomic interval of Methanoplanus endosymbiosus:
- a CDS encoding glycosyltransferase, with protein MEPRISVVIPTYNEEDNISACLESLSKQTIPREEYELIVVDGGSADKTREFAEKYADRVFIQKSKRVGGARNDGAEAAKAKILATTDADCLIPEDWLETILAIFENNPDTVQLYGTVAPIEPGIKHKISLILANVFSGLGYYTHTLYYTLGCNTAFRAEAYHSIGGYKCIDAGDDLEIAQRMRKIGKVRLSTKIKVRFSMRRYVQFGTLKSLYIWLYIVIKGGNSAKYTYARQKYK; from the coding sequence ATGGAACCCAGAATTTCGGTTGTAATACCAACCTACAACGAGGAAGACAATATTAGTGCCTGCCTTGAATCACTCTCAAAACAGACAATTCCAAGAGAAGAATACGAACTTATTGTTGTTGACGGTGGTTCGGCAGACAAAACACGGGAATTTGCCGAAAAATATGCTGACCGGGTGTTCATCCAGAAGAGCAAAAGGGTTGGCGGTGCAAGAAATGACGGTGCAGAGGCTGCAAAGGCCAAAATACTTGCAACAACCGATGCAGACTGCCTGATACCGGAAGACTGGCTTGAAACAATTCTTGCAATCTTTGAAAACAACCCCGATACAGTGCAGCTGTATGGAACAGTGGCACCAATAGAACCGGGAATAAAACATAAAATATCACTCATTCTTGCCAATGTCTTCTCCGGACTTGGATACTACACTCATACCCTGTATTACACTCTTGGGTGCAATACGGCATTTCGGGCAGAGGCATACCACTCCATAGGGGGATATAAATGCATTGATGCCGGAGATGATCTTGAGATCGCACAGAGAATGAGAAAGATCGGGAAAGTCAGGCTGAGCACTAAAATTAAGGTCCGGTTCTCAATGAGAAGATATGTTCAGTTTGGGACCCTCAAATCATTGTACATCTGGCTTTATATCGTGATAAAAGGCGGGAATTCAGCCAAATACACATATGCAAGACAGAAATACAAATAA
- the eno gene encoding phosphopyruvate hydratase, with translation MDTKIRSLKAREILDSRGNPTVEADVTLECGVTGRAACPSGASTGIHEAVELRDGDKSRYSGKGVLKAVLAVNSEISGAVSGMDAADQAGLDRIMTEADGTPNKAKFGANAILTVSMASARAVADAEGISLWKYLGKLAGSDNFLLPVPCMNIMNGGAHANWQGADLQEFMIAPVGAGSFSEALRWGAEIYQALKGILKEEGHSTGVGDEGGFAPKVPSNEEPLKLIMKAIEKAGYKPGEEVGIVLDPASSEIFKDGMYDLKTEGRKLTSAEMVEYYSDLCDRYPILSIEDGLAEDDWDGWKLLTDAIGDKVQLVGDDLFVTNVERIKRGIEMGVSNAVLIKLNQIGTVSETIDAVRLAQKNGWAAMVSHRSGETVDSFIADLSVALGTGQIKTGAPARGERVEKYNQLMRIEEEMGDSARYAGRAAFIR, from the coding sequence ATGGATACAAAGATCAGGTCACTTAAAGCAAGGGAAATTCTGGATTCCCGTGGTAATCCGACAGTTGAGGCAGATGTCACACTTGAGTGCGGCGTGACAGGAAGGGCTGCATGTCCGTCCGGTGCATCAACCGGGATTCACGAGGCTGTTGAACTTCGTGACGGTGATAAGTCACGGTACAGCGGAAAGGGTGTACTGAAAGCTGTTTTGGCTGTCAATTCTGAGATCTCAGGTGCGGTTTCCGGCATGGATGCAGCTGATCAGGCCGGCCTTGACAGAATAATGACAGAAGCAGACGGAACTCCCAACAAGGCAAAATTCGGTGCAAACGCTATTCTGACAGTCTCAATGGCCTCTGCAAGAGCTGTGGCTGATGCTGAGGGTATTTCATTATGGAAATATCTTGGTAAGCTTGCAGGATCGGATAACTTTCTCCTGCCTGTCCCATGTATGAATATAATGAACGGCGGAGCGCATGCAAACTGGCAGGGCGCTGACCTTCAGGAGTTTATGATCGCACCTGTCGGTGCCGGAAGTTTCTCTGAGGCTCTGAGATGGGGCGCAGAGATCTACCAGGCCCTTAAGGGAATTTTAAAGGAAGAGGGGCACAGCACCGGTGTCGGTGATGAGGGCGGTTTTGCCCCGAAAGTTCCCTCAAATGAAGAGCCTTTAAAGCTGATTATGAAGGCCATAGAAAAGGCCGGCTATAAACCCGGAGAGGAGGTGGGCATTGTTTTAGATCCTGCATCCAGTGAGATCTTTAAGGACGGAATGTATGACTTAAAGACTGAAGGCAGGAAGCTAACGTCAGCAGAGATGGTTGAATACTATTCAGATCTCTGTGACAGATATCCTATCCTCTCAATTGAGGACGGTCTGGCGGAGGATGACTGGGACGGCTGGAAGCTTTTAACAGATGCAATCGGCGATAAAGTTCAGCTTGTCGGGGATGATCTCTTTGTTACCAATGTTGAGAGGATAAAGAGAGGTATTGAGATGGGTGTCTCAAATGCAGTCCTCATCAAGTTAAACCAGATTGGAACTGTCTCTGAGACAATTGACGCTGTCCGTCTTGCACAGAAGAACGGATGGGCGGCTATGGTATCCCACAGGAGTGGTGAGACTGTCGATTCATTCATTGCAGATCTCTCGGTTGCACTTGGCACAGGTCAGATTAAGACAGGTGCACCTGCAAGGGGGGAGCGTGTTGAGAAGTACAACCAGCTCATGAGAATTGAAGAAGAGATGGGTGACTCTGCACGGTATGCCGGAAGAGCAGCCTTCATAAGATAA
- a CDS encoding CxxC-x17-CxxC domain-containing protein has translation MNGRDNFGGRRNFGGPREMHKTTCSDCGKECEVPFVPTEGRPVYCNDCFPKHRKPRY, from the coding sequence ATGAACGGAAGAGATAATTTCGGTGGACGCAGAAATTTCGGCGGACCAAGAGAGATGCACAAGACAACATGCTCAGACTGCGGAAAAGAATGCGAAGTACCATTCGTGCCTACCGAAGGAAGACCTGTATACTGCAACGACTGCTTCCCAAAGCACAGAAAGCCTAGATACTAA
- a CDS encoding CHASE4 domain-containing protein, with product MNIRQKTVIIVATVFSVLIVLHIATYGLFILGSYSDVEENIIKQDLERVVTAFGDDINHLDSVAIEWSSTDSVKYYLENKSSGNIQGLLTPETFERLQFNLIYFYDSEGNKLDGSEYDLVNSVFSDVDENSESVIKEFNFHSYSPENKEGLMGIIILPKGPVMITSRPVADADLGDGMVGTIVMARYFDDRMLDRLSAITNFPVVPVTDSEEISQKMERFSDYDETSYPLVTRYENDLLYLFAPMDITPADEDNLLGTILINDVYGDEKILFEITIPRAVYLQGKSTLIFSILLFIFSAIIMEVVIFLLLEKFVLSRTSLLSRSVNEIGKNRDFSQRVEDEGSDEISSLSDGINGMLEELESSQKQLKTKLDVTEERYRLFFNSGNDVVLVCGNGENSCSFIEVNDAAVDILGYLKEEFSGLGPEDIIREEISDDPGFLLRMKEGQSFFTVYFIAKDGREIPFEVSAHIFNNFGSPATLMIARDITERVENEKMRAETLKQIEKNIGQLAVLNDNLRNPLQVIMSHVLLGEDGNPDVILNQIEEITVIVHKLDKGWLESLKIRDYLVRYHGMSYDENKVEEYTGEMDKL from the coding sequence ATGAATATCCGACAGAAAACCGTAATTATTGTTGCAACGGTCTTTTCAGTACTTATTGTTCTGCATATTGCCACATATGGCTTATTTATCCTTGGCAGTTACTCTGATGTTGAAGAGAATATTATTAAACAGGACCTTGAGAGGGTTGTCACTGCATTTGGTGATGATATCAATCATCTGGACTCAGTTGCCATTGAGTGGTCAAGCACTGATTCGGTTAAATATTATCTGGAAAACAAATCTTCCGGAAATATTCAGGGTCTTTTGACTCCGGAAACATTTGAAAGGCTCCAGTTTAACCTGATATATTTTTATGATTCGGAAGGGAACAAATTAGATGGTTCTGAGTATGATCTTGTAAATTCTGTATTTTCAGATGTTGATGAGAATTCTGAATCTGTAATTAAGGAGTTCAATTTCCACTCATACTCTCCGGAGAACAAAGAAGGTTTAATGGGCATAATTATCCTCCCAAAAGGGCCGGTTATGATAACTTCAAGGCCTGTTGCTGATGCAGATTTGGGAGATGGGATGGTCGGCACAATAGTTATGGCAAGATATTTTGATGACCGGATGCTTGACCGGTTATCTGCCATAACCAACTTCCCTGTTGTGCCTGTTACTGATTCTGAAGAGATCAGTCAGAAGATGGAGCGTTTTTCAGATTATGATGAAACCTCATATCCTCTGGTTACCCGTTATGAAAACGATCTCCTCTATCTCTTTGCACCGATGGATATCACTCCGGCAGATGAGGACAATCTCCTTGGAACAATCCTTATAAACGATGTCTATGGCGATGAAAAGATATTGTTTGAGATAACAATCCCAAGAGCGGTCTATCTTCAGGGAAAATCCACTCTTATATTCTCAATTCTCCTTTTCATATTCTCAGCAATAATTATGGAGGTTGTAATATTCCTTCTCCTTGAGAAGTTTGTCCTTTCAAGAACATCTCTGCTTAGCAGATCTGTAAATGAGATTGGTAAAAACCGCGATTTTTCACAGCGGGTTGAGGACGAGGGTTCTGATGAGATCTCATCACTGTCTGACGGTATAAACGGGATGCTTGAAGAACTTGAATCTTCACAAAAACAGCTCAAAACTAAACTTGATGTTACTGAGGAGAGATACCGCCTCTTCTTTAACAGTGGTAATGATGTTGTGCTTGTTTGTGGTAATGGTGAAAATTCCTGCAGTTTCATTGAGGTAAATGATGCCGCTGTTGATATTCTTGGATATTTAAAAGAAGAGTTTTCAGGTCTTGGTCCGGAGGATATCATCAGAGAGGAGATCTCGGATGATCCGGGATTTCTTCTCCGGATGAAGGAAGGGCAGAGTTTCTTTACGGTATATTTTATTGCAAAAGACGGAAGGGAGATCCCTTTTGAGGTTAGTGCCCATATATTCAATAATTTCGGGTCACCTGCAACGCTTATGATTGCCCGTGATATTACTGAGAGGGTTGAGAATGAGAAGATGAGGGCTGAAACCCTCAAGCAGATTGAGAAGAATATCGGGCAGCTTGCAGTACTTAATGATAATCTAAGAAACCCGCTTCAGGTGATTATGAGTCATGTTCTGCTCGGTGAAGATGGAAATCCTGACGTAATTCTTAATCAGATCGAAGAGATAACTGTTATTGTCCATAAACTTGACAAGGGCTGGCTTGAATCCTTAAAGATCAGGGATTATCTTGTAAGATATCACGGCATGAGTTATGATGAAAATAAAGTGGAGGAATATACCGGAGAGATGGACAAATTATAG
- a CDS encoding MFS transporter produces MNNGPGKYFGNETLLLAVISIGVFMDGLDGAIVNVSLPQIAQDFGAEIELVSLVVTAYLIFLSGLMITFGKLASYKGAKKIYIAGILLFTVSSLLCALSTGIEMLIIFRSLQGIGAAMIAPTAIGIVAKEIPEERRGKSLGILVAASSFAFALGPVAGGFLTEYLSWHWIFLINLPIGIAAAALSLKFIPGSENIPGDKHRNKESFDYAGSLLFLISVGILITTLGMAGDAGPLSPSVIISLAVCAALFYLFYRREKSASNPVLEISIFRIPEFNSSTATYMLIMGAFGGAVLILPFYFQYIRLWSPAMAGLALLIPSVMITIFSPLGGMAADRYGARVVCIIAGILATAGFLLTACYSGNSPLIFIAATLLLLGVGCGPVMSAGASGIISSAPAEKKEIASGIMSTSVYLGTAIGTAVFTAIFSLFTKTAGSSMNPGAEIFMEGFFACFIAGTVFCLTATLLAYTQKAKKMT; encoded by the coding sequence ATGAATAACGGTCCGGGAAAATATTTCGGAAATGAAACCCTGCTTTTAGCTGTCATCTCCATAGGTGTTTTTATGGACGGACTTGACGGTGCAATTGTAAACGTCTCACTCCCGCAGATTGCTCAGGATTTCGGAGCGGAAATTGAACTGGTGTCCCTCGTTGTCACTGCATATCTCATCTTTCTTAGCGGACTGATGATAACTTTCGGAAAATTAGCCTCATACAAAGGGGCAAAAAAGATATACATCGCCGGAATTTTACTATTTACAGTATCATCACTTCTATGTGCCCTCTCCACAGGCATCGAGATGCTGATAATCTTCAGATCACTTCAGGGCATTGGTGCGGCAATGATTGCACCGACAGCTATTGGAATAGTAGCAAAGGAAATACCGGAAGAGAGGAGGGGAAAGTCCCTTGGCATTCTCGTTGCCGCATCATCGTTCGCTTTTGCACTCGGCCCTGTGGCAGGCGGATTTCTGACTGAATATCTGAGCTGGCACTGGATATTTCTGATAAATCTCCCCATAGGCATAGCCGCAGCAGCCCTCTCCCTGAAATTTATTCCGGGATCAGAGAATATTCCAGGCGATAAGCACAGAAATAAAGAATCCTTCGACTATGCAGGATCACTGTTATTTCTCATCTCAGTCGGAATTCTGATTACAACCCTTGGAATGGCCGGAGATGCCGGCCCGCTCTCGCCATCAGTGATAATCTCCCTGGCTGTATGCGCAGCTCTCTTTTATCTCTTCTACAGAAGAGAGAAATCAGCATCAAATCCGGTATTAGAGATCAGCATATTCAGAATTCCGGAATTCAACAGCTCAACCGCAACCTATATGCTGATTATGGGTGCATTCGGAGGCGCGGTTTTAATCCTGCCTTTTTATTTTCAATACATCAGATTATGGTCACCTGCAATGGCAGGGCTTGCCCTTCTGATACCATCAGTTATGATAACCATATTCAGCCCGCTCGGCGGGATGGCAGCAGACAGATATGGTGCGCGTGTGGTATGTATCATAGCCGGAATTCTGGCCACAGCAGGATTTCTGCTCACAGCATGTTATTCAGGAAATTCACCACTCATCTTCATTGCGGCAACGCTTCTTCTTCTCGGAGTGGGCTGCGGCCCTGTAATGAGCGCAGGTGCATCAGGGATCATCTCCTCCGCACCGGCTGAAAAAAAGGAGATTGCATCGGGCATCATGAGCACATCGGTATATCTTGGAACTGCCATAGGAACGGCAGTCTTCACTGCCATATTCAGCCTCTTTACCAAAACCGCCGGAAGTTCAATGAACCCCGGAGCAGAGATATTTATGGAGGGATTCTTTGCCTGTTTTATAGCCGGAACAGTATTCTGCCTCACTGCAACCCTCCTTGCATATACACAGAAGGCAAAAAAGATGACATAA
- a CDS encoding AMP phosphorylase produces MIKLNAKLMDIDYRGVMLNREDSRTVGVLDGDRVQIINQERGDSVQAIVTTTETIIPKGTVGIFYVTNKRLDAKEGEMLEIRVANRPVSIDYIKKKMDGGKLTSDETFSVVNDIVNDILSPGEVSAYITGSYINGLDMDEIEYLTRAMVSTGEEISFDSHPIVDKHSIGGVPGNKISLLIVPIIAAAGLKIPKTSSRAITGAGGTADLMEALCPVSFSADEVRKMTEKVGAVIVWGGATNIAPADDRIITHEYPLKIDARGQMLASVMAKKYAVGADLVVIDIPVGEHAKVRTPEEGRKLAREFIDLGERLGMRVECALTYGDSPIGHAIGVNLEVREALKALEGAEIPGSLIQKSISLAGIALEMAGKVQNGEGAKAADEILKSGKALLKMKEIIEIQGGNPDVKSDDIVPGSYSYDIRAPESGYVVELNNSSLITIARAAGAPNDHGAGIYIHKKKGNHAKKGEPIFTIYADRPWRLENALETGRQLMPVIIEGMMIDRVPSDYWRSSRRT; encoded by the coding sequence ATGATTAAACTCAACGCAAAACTGATGGATATCGATTATCGGGGAGTTATGCTCAACCGTGAGGACTCAAGAACAGTCGGAGTCCTTGACGGAGATCGTGTCCAGATAATAAACCAGGAGAGAGGAGATTCAGTACAGGCAATAGTAACAACAACAGAGACAATCATTCCAAAAGGGACAGTAGGAATATTCTACGTCACAAATAAACGCCTTGATGCAAAAGAAGGAGAAATGTTAGAGATAAGAGTTGCAAATCGCCCTGTATCCATAGATTACATCAAGAAAAAGATGGACGGAGGTAAGCTAACCTCAGATGAAACATTCTCAGTCGTTAACGATATAGTAAATGACATTCTCTCACCCGGAGAGGTCAGTGCATACATTACAGGCTCTTATATCAACGGCCTTGACATGGACGAAATTGAGTACCTCACACGCGCAATGGTCTCAACAGGTGAAGAGATCTCATTTGACTCTCACCCGATTGTGGACAAGCATTCAATAGGCGGAGTTCCGGGCAACAAGATCTCACTCCTTATCGTTCCAATCATCGCCGCAGCCGGACTTAAAATTCCAAAGACAAGTTCAAGGGCAATAACAGGCGCGGGTGGGACTGCTGATCTCATGGAAGCCCTCTGCCCGGTCTCGTTCTCAGCAGATGAAGTCAGGAAGATGACCGAGAAAGTGGGCGCTGTTATTGTCTGGGGCGGCGCGACAAATATCGCCCCTGCTGATGACAGGATAATCACCCATGAATACCCGTTAAAGATCGATGCAAGAGGACAGATGCTTGCAAGTGTCATGGCAAAGAAGTATGCAGTCGGCGCTGATCTTGTTGTCATTGACATTCCGGTAGGGGAACATGCAAAAGTCAGGACACCTGAAGAAGGAAGAAAACTTGCAAGGGAGTTCATTGACCTCGGCGAAAGGCTTGGCATGAGAGTCGAATGTGCACTTACGTATGGTGACTCACCAATAGGTCACGCAATAGGTGTAAATCTTGAAGTCCGTGAAGCTTTAAAGGCCCTTGAAGGAGCGGAAATTCCCGGATCTCTGATACAGAAAAGTATATCTCTTGCCGGCATTGCCCTTGAAATGGCCGGAAAGGTGCAGAACGGCGAAGGAGCAAAGGCAGCAGACGAAATCCTCAAATCCGGAAAGGCACTTTTAAAAATGAAGGAGATAATTGAAATTCAGGGCGGAAATCCGGATGTTAAATCGGATGACATCGTTCCCGGAAGCTATTCATACGATATAAGAGCACCCGAATCAGGATATGTTGTTGAACTTAACAACAGTTCACTGATAACTATTGCAAGAGCCGCCGGAGCGCCAAACGATCATGGTGCAGGCATATATATCCATAAAAAGAAAGGCAATCATGCCAAGAAGGGCGAACCGATCTTCACAATTTATGCTGACAGGCCGTGGAGGCTTGAAAATGCACTTGAGACAGGCAGGCAACTTATGCCGGTAATTATTGAGGGAATGATGATAGACAGAGTGCCTTCAGACTACTGGAGAAGTTCCAGACGAACATAA
- a CDS encoding CxxC-x17-CxxC domain-containing protein, whose product MNERDNFGGRRNFGGPREMHKAICSDCGKECEVPFVPAEGRPVYCSDCLPKHRTPRY is encoded by the coding sequence ATGAACGAAAGAGATAATTTCGGTGGACGCAGAAACTTCGGCGGCCCAAGAGAGATGCACAAAGCAATATGCTCAGACTGCGGAAAAGAATGCGAAGTACCATTCGTACCTGCCGAAGGAAGACCTGTATACTGCAGCGACTGCCTCCCAAAGCACAGAACACCCAGATACTAA
- a CDS encoding ribose 1,5-bisphosphate isomerase, translating into MKSVLAETAGKIRSMEIRGAGKIAREAVFALKSHAESLDDQNSSAFITKMRSAGEVLLSTRPTAVSLPNAVNIVLSGMNGEDDTGEIRAGIVSRADDFIERSNSAVRKIGEIGARRISDGDTVLTHCNSQVAIGCILEAHRQGKDIEVFATEVRPRNQGLLTIKTLNDAGIKTNFIVDSAARYFMKNVDIVVIGTDAVTVNGSVVNKIGTSQIALAAHEARTRVMVAAETYKFAPKTLTGELIKIEERDNSEVLSPEIAEIMPNVTVRNPAFDITPAEYIDLIVTEEGAIPPEMAYIIIKDYLGWKIGDFDRDF; encoded by the coding sequence ATGAAATCCGTACTTGCTGAGACCGCCGGAAAAATCCGTTCGATGGAAATTAGGGGGGCAGGAAAAATTGCCCGTGAGGCAGTTTTTGCTCTGAAAAGCCATGCAGAGTCTCTTGATGACCAAAATAGCAGTGCCTTTATTACTAAGATGAGATCTGCGGGAGAGGTTCTGCTTAGTACAAGACCTACTGCTGTATCCCTGCCAAATGCAGTAAATATTGTTCTTTCAGGCATGAATGGTGAGGATGATACCGGTGAGATCAGGGCCGGAATTGTCAGCCGGGCGGATGATTTTATTGAGAGATCAAATTCCGCTGTGCGAAAAATCGGAGAGATTGGTGCCCGGCGTATCAGTGACGGGGATACTGTTCTTACCCACTGCAACTCTCAGGTTGCAATCGGGTGCATACTTGAGGCCCACAGGCAGGGTAAGGATATTGAGGTATTCGCAACGGAAGTCCGGCCAAGGAATCAGGGGCTGCTTACGATTAAAACTCTTAACGATGCCGGCATTAAGACAAATTTTATTGTTGATTCTGCGGCCCGCTATTTTATGAAGAATGTTGATATTGTGGTCATAGGCACAGATGCAGTGACGGTCAATGGTTCGGTTGTGAACAAAATCGGAACCTCGCAGATTGCCCTTGCTGCCCATGAGGCAAGAACAAGAGTTATGGTCGCAGCAGAGACCTATAAATTTGCTCCAAAGACCCTCACCGGAGAACTGATCAAAATAGAAGAGAGGGATAATTCAGAGGTGTTAAGTCCGGAAATTGCAGAGATAATGCCTAATGTTACTGTCAGAAATCCTGCATTTGATATCACTCCGGCGGAATATATTGATCTTATCGTGACGGAGGAGGGTGCTATTCCCCCTGAGATGGCATATATTATCATCAAGGATTATCTTGGCTGGAAGATCGGCGACTTTGACCGTGATTTCTGA
- a CDS encoding protoporphyrinogen/coproporphyrinogen oxidase → MKTAILGAGLTGLALARLLKEKGQDITVLEKEKEIGGLCRSKTENGFTFDIGGSHIIFSRDTEVYDFMCDLLKDNRDTRDRNTKIFYKNSYVRYPFENGLYQLPPDDRFFCINEFVKNLISLEKGELKDPENFREWIYYTFGKGIAESYMIPYNEKIWNFPTEKMSHHWVDGRIPRPPVEDIIKASIGIETEGYTHQSVFSYPVKGGIEALIHAIAEPVTDDIKTEFCVKTIRKDGEGFIIGDGNEEIRCDKIISTLPPQIILPCMEDVPEEVTVACRNLKYNSIACVGIGVKGDLNEISWLYVPQTELGPANRISFPSNYSMEVSPDGHSSILAEITFNEGDAISEMSDDGIADGAIETLCRMGILEKPDDAVYKTVERFEYAYVVYDTEYQNNVKTVRDYIESAGIDPVGRFAEFEYLNMDGCIRRVLDYTKKLS, encoded by the coding sequence GTGAAGACTGCAATACTCGGAGCAGGGCTGACCGGACTTGCCCTTGCAAGACTTTTAAAAGAGAAAGGTCAGGATATAACTGTCCTTGAAAAAGAGAAAGAGATCGGAGGGCTATGCCGGTCAAAGACTGAAAACGGATTTACCTTTGACATCGGCGGATCCCACATCATATTCAGCCGGGACACTGAAGTCTATGACTTCATGTGCGACCTCTTAAAGGATAACAGGGACACCAGAGACCGCAATACCAAAATATTCTATAAGAACAGTTATGTCAGATATCCCTTTGAAAACGGACTGTATCAGCTGCCCCCTGATGACCGCTTCTTCTGCATAAACGAATTTGTAAAAAACCTCATATCGCTTGAAAAAGGTGAATTAAAAGATCCGGAAAATTTCAGGGAATGGATATATTACACATTCGGAAAAGGCATTGCAGAATCCTATATGATTCCTTACAATGAAAAAATATGGAATTTTCCGACAGAGAAGATGTCACACCACTGGGTTGACGGAAGAATCCCGCGCCCGCCTGTAGAGGATATAATAAAGGCATCAATCGGTATAGAGACCGAGGGCTATACACACCAGTCAGTCTTTTCATATCCGGTTAAAGGCGGCATAGAAGCACTCATACATGCCATAGCAGAACCTGTAACTGATGACATTAAGACTGAATTCTGCGTTAAAACCATAAGAAAAGATGGGGAAGGGTTTATTATCGGGGATGGAAATGAAGAGATAAGGTGTGATAAGATAATATCAACACTGCCGCCGCAGATAATTCTGCCCTGTATGGAAGACGTACCTGAAGAAGTCACTGTTGCCTGCCGGAATCTTAAGTACAATTCCATAGCCTGTGTGGGCATAGGCGTAAAAGGAGACTTAAATGAGATCTCATGGTTATATGTCCCGCAGACCGAACTTGGGCCGGCAAACAGGATCTCATTCCCGTCAAATTATTCAATGGAGGTCTCACCGGACGGTCATTCATCCATCCTTGCAGAAATTACATTCAATGAAGGCGATGCCATATCAGAGATGTCTGATGACGGGATTGCAGACGGGGCAATAGAAACATTATGCAGGATGGGAATTCTGGAAAAGCCCGATGATGCAGTGTATAAAACCGTTGAGAGATTTGAGTATGCATATGTAGTCTATGACACAGAATACCAGAACAATGTAAAAACAGTCAGGGACTATATCGAGTCAGCCGGAATTGATCCCGTAGGAAGGTTTGCGGAATTTGAGTATCTCAATATGGACGGCTGCATCAGAAGAGTTCTGGACTACACAAAAAAACTCAGCTGA
- a CDS encoding CxxC-x17-CxxC domain-containing protein, translating to MNGRDNFGGRRNFGGPREMHKTTCSDCGKECEVPFVPTEGRPVYCNECFPKHRTPRY from the coding sequence ATGAACGGAAGAGATAATTTCGGTGGACGCAGAAATTTCGGCGGACCAAGAGAGATGCACAAGACAACATGCTCAGACTGCGGAAAAGAATGCGAAGTACCATTCGTACCAACCGAAGGAAGACCTGTATACTGCAATGAGTGCTTCCCAAAGCACAGAACGCCCAGATACTAA